Genomic window (Synergistaceae bacterium):
GAAGGGAAGGGGAGAGGACGTTCGCGCTGCCGCCGAAACGGCGCGAGAAATGGGCATTCCCCACTATGCAGCCGCTGCCGGCGAGGACTTCAGGAGGCTGGTGATGCAGCCCTTCGTCTCATCCTACCTCGATGGGCTGACCCCCAACCCCTGTTCGGACTGCAACGCCCGGTTGAAGTTCGGACTCCTGTGGGACTCTCTGGATGAGGTGTTCGGTCCGATCAGGATAGCGACGGGTCACTATGCGAGGATAGTCCGGGAGGGATCGCACTTCTTCCTGGCGAGGGGGAGGGACGCAAAAAAGGACCAGAGCTACTTTCTGAGCGGACTGGCACGAGAGCGCCTCTCCAAGGCTCTGATGCCCCTCGGGGATCTTACGAAGGACGAGGTGCGCTCACTGGCCAGGGAGGCTGGCCTTCCCGTCGCGGAGAGGCAGGAGAGTATGGAGATATGCTTCACCGGGGAGGGGAATTACAGGCGTCTCCTTGACGGACTATCTACGTCTCCCGGCCTGGTAGTCGACGAGTCAGGCGCGGTTTTGGGGACCCACGACGGCGTCTTTGGCTTCACCGTGGGGCAGAGGAGAGGCCTTGGAATCGCCTCCCGCGACGGGC
Coding sequences:
- the mnmA gene encoding tRNA 2-thiouridine(34) synthase MnmA, producing the protein MLIEPSPGTSRGYSPGPGTVFLLMSGGVDSSVAALLLRRAEFDVVGVTMDIPGPKGRGEDVRAAAETAREMGIPHYAAAAGEDFRRLVMQPFVSSYLDGLTPNPCSDCNARLKFGLLWDSLDEVFGPIRIATGHYARIVREGSHFFLARGRDAKKDQSYFLSGLARERLSKALMPLGDLTKDEVRSLAREAGLPVAERQESMEICFTGEGNYRRLLDGLSTSPGLVVDESGAVLGTHDGVFGFTVGQRRGLGIASRDGLYVLRIDARGNRVVVGPRERVCRRRVRAQGTNLLYPGPPSTGYTMFGKTRSRSDPAPCDLVMLNGEWMEVLFHEPQFAPAPGQRLVLYDDAGRVVAGGEIEYCEEVG